The Dendropsophus ebraccatus isolate aDenEbr1 chromosome 3, aDenEbr1.pat, whole genome shotgun sequence genome includes a region encoding these proteins:
- the RPS23 gene encoding small ribosomal subunit protein uS12: protein MGKCRGLRTARKLRNHRREQKWHDKQYKKAHLGTALKANPFGGASHAKGIVLEKVGVEAKQPNSAIRKCVRVQLIKNGKKITAFVPNDGCLNFIEENDEVLVAGFGRAGHAVGDIPGVRFKVVKVANVSLLALYKGKKERPRS, encoded by the exons ATGG GCAAGTGCCGTGGTCTTCGTACAGCAAGAAAGCTCCGTAACCACCGACGTGAGCAGAAATGGCATGACAAGCAGTACAAGAAGGCCCACTTGGGGACCGCTCTTAAGGCTAACCCTTTTGGAGGTGCTTCCCACGCCAAAGGAATTGTCCTGGAAAAAGT AGGTGTTGAGGCTAAACAGCCCAATTCTGCTATCAGGAAATGCGTCAGAGTACAACTGATCAAGAACGGCAAGAAGATCACCGCCTTCGTCCCCAATGACGGCTGCTTGAACTTCATTGAG gaaaacgATGAAGTTTTGGTTGCTGGATTTGGTCGAGCTGGTCATGCCGTTGGTGATATTCCTGGTGTCAGGTTCAAGGTTGTTAAAGTAGCCAATGTGTCTCTGTTGGCCTTGTACAAAGGCAAGAAGGAGAGACCAAGATCATAA